The Rhododendron vialii isolate Sample 1 chromosome 8a, ASM3025357v1 genome has a window encoding:
- the LOC131336551 gene encoding uncharacterized protein LOC131336551: protein MVDVDRRMTGLNPAHIAGLRRLSARAANAAPLPPPLSTSTSLPSPLSFASLADKLITHLKSSGIHVDNGLSDAEFALAEAEFGFAFPPDLKAVLSAGLPLGPGFPDWRAAANSPSRLHLRSQITLPLASTSFHISKNTLWSKSWGPRPSDPETALRTARAAIRRAPLLIPIFNRCYIPSSPCLAGNPIFYVDESRIFCCGLDLSDFFDQRSGGSDDSSPPTSSKQESKLLRSSSDFFSRRSLDSVTGRTPRWVEFWSDAAVDRRRRNSNSSSCSSSESPERYFDIHRSEPPKWVEEYVEQIGSVLREGGWGESDVDEIVHVSASGFFDGEMVLLDNQAVLDALLLKADRFSDALRKAGWSSEEVSDALGFDFRPEKERRPVKKLSPELVEKIGKLAESFHRS from the coding sequence ATGGTCGACGTCGACCGAAGGATGACAGGTCTAAACCCGGCCCACATAGCCGGCCTCCGCCGTCTCTCCGCCCGCGCCGCCAACGCCGCCCCACTCCCACCACCcctctccacctccacctccctcccctcccccctctcCTTCGCCTCCCTCGCCGACAAGCTCATTACCCACCTCAAATCCTCCGGCATTCACGTCGACAACGGCCTCTCCGACGCCGAATTCGCCCTCGCCGAGGCCGAGTTCGGCTTCGCCTTCCCCCCGGACCTCAAGGCCGTCCTCTCCGCCGGCCTCCCCCTCGGCCCCGGCTTCCCCGACTGGCGCGCCGCCGCCAACTCCCCCTCCCGCCTCCACCTCCGCTCCCAGATCACCCTCCCCCTCGCCTCCACCTCCTTCCACATTTCCAAAAACACCCTCTGGTCCAAGTCCTGGGGCCCCCGCCCCTCCGACCCCGAAACCGCCCTCAGAACCGCCAGAGCCGCGATCAGGCGGGCCCCGCTCCTGATCCCCATCTTCAACCGCTGCTACATTCCCTCCAGCCCTTGTTTGGCAGGAAACCCTATCTTTTACGTGGACGAGAGCCGCATCTTCTGCTGCGGTCTCGATCTGTCCGATTTCTTCGACCAGAGGTCCGGGGGCTCCGACGACAGCAGCCCTCCGACCTCGTCAAAACAGGAATCGAAGCTCCTGCGATCCTCGTCGGATTTTTTCTCCCGCAGGAGCCTCGATTCCGTCACGGGCAGGACCCCGAGGTGGGTCGAGTTCTGGAGCGACGCCGCCGTGGACCGGCGCCGGAGGAACTCCAACTCGTCGTCGTGCTCCTCGTCGGAATCTCCCGAACGTTACTTCGACATACATAGGTCGGAGCCGCCGAAGTGGGTGGAGGAGTACGTGGAGCAGATCGGGTCGGTGTTGAGGGAAGGCGGGTGGGGCGAATCGGACGTCGATGAGATCGTGCACGTGTCGGCGTCAGGGTTTTTCGACGGCGAGATGGTGTTGTTGGATAATCAGGCTGTCCTGGATGCCCTGTTATTGAAAGCGGATCGGTTTTCGGACGCGCTCCGGAAGGCCGGGTGGAGCTCCGAGGAGGTGTCGGATGCGTTGGGCTTTGATTTCAGACCGGAGAAGGAGAGGAGACCGGTTAAGAAGCTGTCGCCGGAGCTGGTGGAGAAGATTGGGAAACTGGCGGAATCGTTTCACCGGTCATGA